A single window of Populus nigra chromosome 17, ddPopNigr1.1, whole genome shotgun sequence DNA harbors:
- the LOC133677056 gene encoding transcription initiation factor TFIID subunit 8-like — protein MSNGGEENTPGRPKSDDFGRAVSRMAVAQICESAGFDGFNKSALDSLSDVTIQYLCDLGKTASFYANLSGRTQCHFFDIVRSFEDIIIGASQGFLGASSSDNCLVNSGTIKELIDFVGSNDEIPFAQPVPRFPVIRDRKLIPTFEKMSEVPPGKQIPAWLPALPDPHTYLHTPMWNERLVDPRAETIEQARQRRKAERALLSLQKRLLSNGSAGASSSGISNNFKESGVVDSGQFLAMPSESGKKDVSPVVLSDKLKNHISVMQAFAPAIEAAKEGGICDDGDFERKTLPEKRPAVIFKFKTGKKLLGESLNLSLSKKGGRRTGHWLGRDDERDDKKRRAEYILRQSMENPQELTQL, from the coding sequence ATGAGCAATGGAGGTGAAGAGAATACACCGGGAAGACCCAAATCCGATGACTTTGGCCGCGCTGTATCAAGAATGGCAGTGGCTCAGATATGTGAGAGTGCGGGCTTTGATGGGTTCAATAAATCTGCTCTGGATTCTCTCAGTGATGTCACAATCCAATACCTCTGTGACCTAGGCAAGACTGCAAGCTTCTACGCCAACTTATCAGGTAGAACCCAATGTCATTTCTTTGATATAGTTAGAAGTTTTGAAGATATAATAATAGGAGCTTCACAAGGGTTTTTAGGTGCGTCCAGTTCTGATAATTGTCTAGTTAATTCTGGTACGATTAAAGAACTTATTGATTTTGTGGGTTCTAATGATGAGATTCCATTTGCGCAACCAGTGCCAAGGTTTCCTGTTATTAGGGATAGAAAGTTAATTCCTACTTTTGAAAAAATGAGTGAAGTTCCGCCTGGGAAGCAAATTCCGGCATGGTTGCCAGCTTTGCCCGATCCTCACACGTATTTGCATACACCTATGTGGAATGAGAGGCTTGTAGATCCTCGTGCAGAAACGATCGAGCAAGCGAGACAGAGGAGAAAGGCAGAGAGGGCTTTGTTGAGTTTGCAGAAGAGGTTGTTGAGTAATGGGTCAGCAGGGGCTTCATCCTCAGGGATTagtaataattttaaagagtcAGGAGTAGTTGATAGTGGTCAGTTTCTTGCCATGCCATCAGAGTCTGGGAAGAAGGATGTTTCTCCAGTTGTGTTGTCAGATAAGCTAAAAAACCATATTTCTGTGATGCAGGCATTTGCACCTGCTATTGAAGCAGCAAAAGAAGGTGGAATTTGTGACGATGGAGATTTTGAGAGGAAGACACTTCCGGAAAAAAGACCTGCTGTGATTTTTAAGTTTAAGACTGGAAAGAAGTTGCTTGGAGAGTCTTTGAATCTGAGTCTTTCGAAGAAGGGTGGGAGGAGAACAGGGCACTGGTTAGGGCGGGATGACGAGAGGGATGACAAGAAGAGGAGAGCAGAGTATATACTTAGGCAGTCAATGGAAAACCCTCAAGAACTTACACAGTTGTAA
- the LOC133677150 gene encoding membrane magnesium transporter-like — translation MGFSVGFVNGFVGVLILSHAAYSTTQYEGLLKITEDEFSGPPFNVVVELIVALVLCTWAAITVPGIFLSIHPHSDDNRMVSFPDNLDFIIFNHRGKVFVPEINMKLKR, via the exons atgggttTTTCGGTAGGATTTGTTAATGGATTTGTTGGAGTTTTAATTCTCTCTCATGCCGCTTATTCAACCACTCAAT ATGAGGGTTTGTTGAAGATTACAGAGGATGAGTTTTCCGGACCTCCTTTCAAT GTGGTGGTGGAGTTGATTGTGGCGCTGGTTTTGTGTACGTGGGCAGCCATAACTGTGCCTGGCATCTTTCTCTCTATTCATCCTCATTCTGATGACAATAG GATGGTTTCTTTTCCAGACAACCTGGATTTCATAATCTTCAACCATCGTGGAAAAGTATTTGTTCCAGAAATCAACATGAAATTGAAACGTTAA